In Sporosarcina luteola, one DNA window encodes the following:
- a CDS encoding MFS transporter encodes MLTTLSAQQRRFWILVIIVSISGFSQGMLLPLISAIFERDGISSALNGLNATGLYIGTLLVSPFMEAPLRKYGYKPVIVLGGVLVFSSLLLFPLWKHVVFWFILRLFIGIGDHALHFSTQTWITSTSEQHRLGRNIAIYGLSFSLGFAVGPLFAPLVTIHEGLPFIVSGLLCMSAWLLVFKLKNDFPEVMKGNVEAGSFVKRSTSTIAIAWIAFLGPFGYGFLESSLNAMYPVYALRSGMELTSVSMILAIFSIGGIVSQLPLGILSDKFGRSTILPMTYGGGAVAFWAASMMGNSVPFVMVTVFIAGLFVGSIFSLGISYMSDLTPKNLLPTGNLLCGIFFSIGSLTGPFAGGLFLEFVEDVSYLLIISVLFGVLFIISLYGTRRKSTLT; translated from the coding sequence ATGCTTACTACATTATCCGCCCAACAGCGGCGGTTTTGGATACTTGTTATCATCGTTTCGATTTCAGGCTTTTCACAAGGCATGTTATTGCCGCTCATCTCAGCCATATTCGAGCGTGACGGGATATCAAGTGCATTGAATGGACTGAATGCAACTGGCTTATACATAGGTACGCTTCTCGTGTCGCCTTTCATGGAAGCGCCATTACGTAAATACGGATACAAACCTGTCATCGTACTTGGCGGCGTTCTCGTCTTTTCATCATTGCTCCTTTTCCCGTTATGGAAACATGTCGTTTTTTGGTTCATCTTGCGATTGTTCATCGGGATTGGAGATCACGCTCTTCATTTCTCAACACAGACGTGGATTACGAGTACATCGGAACAGCATAGATTGGGCAGGAATATCGCAATATACGGCTTGTCATTCAGCTTGGGCTTTGCCGTAGGTCCGCTCTTTGCGCCGCTCGTCACTATCCATGAAGGATTACCATTCATCGTCTCAGGCTTATTATGCATGTCTGCATGGCTGCTCGTCTTTAAATTGAAAAATGATTTTCCCGAAGTGATGAAGGGGAATGTGGAAGCGGGAAGTTTTGTAAAACGGTCTACAAGCACAATCGCCATTGCATGGATCGCTTTTTTAGGCCCGTTCGGGTATGGGTTCCTGGAATCTTCATTAAATGCGATGTACCCGGTGTATGCGTTGCGCAGTGGGATGGAGCTCACGTCCGTTTCCATGATCCTTGCCATATTTTCAATTGGAGGCATCGTTTCACAATTGCCGCTCGGTATACTTTCGGACAAGTTCGGAAGAAGCACGATCCTCCCGATGACATATGGGGGCGGGGCAGTCGCGTTCTGGGCTGCAAGCATGATGGGGAATTCAGTCCCATTCGTCATGGTGACTGTCTTCATCGCCGGCCTATTCGTCGGGTCCATCTTTTCACTTGGCATTTCCTATATGTCCGACCTGACTCCGAAGAACTTATTGCCGACCGGTAATTTGCTTTGCGGCATCTTTTTCAGCATCGGGAGTCTGACTGGTCCGTTTGCAGGCGGGCTCTTCCTTGAATTCGTCGAAGACGTCAGTTATTTGCTCATCATCTCCGTCCTGTTCGGGGTGTTGTTTATCATCTCGCTTTACGGTACGAGAAGAAAAAGCACTCTTACTTAA